The Pseudomonas parafulva genome includes a window with the following:
- the rfbB gene encoding dTDP-glucose 4,6-dehydratase — protein MILVTGGAGFIGSNFVLQWCAHHEEPILNLDALTYAGNLANLHSLQGTTHHHFVQGDICDASLLAKLFDEHRPRAVIHFAAESHVDRSITGPEAFVQTNVMGTFRLLEAARTHWSSLTGQEKEGFRFLHVSTDEVYGTLAPNDPAFTETTPYAPNSPYSASKAASDHLVRSYFHTYGMPVLTTNCSNNYGPFHFPEKLIPLMIVNALAGKPLPVYGDGQQIRDWLYVEDHCSGIRRVLEAGTTGETYNIGGWNEKANIDIVRTVCGLLDEMAPASARNVTNQKTGAPVEHYAELITYVTDRPGHDRRYAIDARKIERELGWKPAETFDTGIRKTVAWYLANQEWVQGVMDGSYRDWVAKQYGANEA, from the coding sequence ATGATTCTAGTAACAGGCGGAGCCGGCTTCATCGGCTCAAATTTCGTTCTGCAATGGTGCGCCCATCACGAGGAACCGATCCTTAATCTGGACGCTCTCACTTACGCAGGCAACCTGGCCAACCTCCACTCCCTCCAAGGCACCACCCATCACCACTTCGTCCAAGGCGACATCTGCGACGCGTCGCTCTTGGCCAAGCTGTTCGATGAGCACCGCCCCCGCGCCGTGATCCATTTTGCAGCCGAATCTCATGTAGACCGCTCTATCACCGGGCCTGAGGCATTTGTCCAGACCAACGTCATGGGCACCTTTAGATTGCTGGAAGCCGCACGTACGCACTGGAGCAGTCTGACCGGGCAGGAGAAAGAAGGTTTCCGCTTCCTGCACGTCTCAACAGATGAGGTGTACGGCACACTCGCGCCAAACGATCCGGCGTTCACCGAAACCACCCCCTATGCGCCCAACAGCCCCTATTCCGCCAGCAAAGCCGCCAGTGACCACCTGGTGCGGTCCTACTTCCATACCTACGGTATGCCAGTCCTCACCACCAACTGCTCCAACAACTATGGGCCGTTCCACTTCCCCGAAAAACTGATCCCACTCATGATCGTCAACGCGCTCGCGGGCAAACCGTTGCCGGTCTACGGTGACGGCCAGCAGATTCGGGACTGGTTGTACGTTGAAGACCACTGCTCCGGTATCCGTCGTGTGCTGGAAGCCGGCACCACAGGCGAAACCTACAACATCGGCGGCTGGAACGAGAAAGCCAACATCGATATCGTGCGTACCGTCTGCGGCCTGCTCGACGAGATGGCACCAGCGTCCGCGCGCAATGTGACCAACCAAAAGACCGGTGCACCTGTCGAACACTACGCCGAGCTGATCACCTACGTGACCGACCGCCCAGGCCACGACCGCCGTTATGCCATCGATGCACGTAAGATCGAGCGCGAGCTAGGCTGGAAACCTGCGGAAACGTTCGATACCGGCATTCGCAAAACGGTCGCCTGGTACCTTGCCAATCAGGAATGGGTGCAGGGCGTGATGGACGGTTCGTATCGTGATTGGGTGGCTAAGCAATACGGGGCAAATGAAGCGTGA
- the tagD gene encoding glycerol-3-phosphate cytidylyltransferase, with product MKTVITYGTFDILHRGHINLLKRARALGDRLVVGLSSDEFNAGKHKSSLLNYENRKIVLESIRYVDFVFPEDNWEQKVSDISKYNAQIFVMGNDWEGKFDMLKEYCEVVYLDRTPAISTTEIKTSLSHV from the coding sequence TTGAAAACGGTTATCACATACGGTACGTTCGATATATTACACCGCGGCCACATCAACCTATTGAAACGCGCTCGTGCGCTGGGTGATAGATTAGTCGTAGGCCTATCTTCGGACGAGTTTAATGCTGGCAAACACAAGTCATCCTTGCTCAACTATGAAAATCGCAAGATAGTATTGGAATCGATTCGCTACGTGGACTTTGTGTTTCCTGAGGATAACTGGGAACAAAAGGTTTCCGACATTAGCAAATATAATGCTCAGATTTTTGTTATGGGTAACGATTGGGAAGGGAAATTCGACATGCTCAAAGAGTATTGCGAAGTTGTCTACCTTGACCGTACACCGGCAATTTCTACAACCGAAATCAAAACTAGCCTGTCCCACGTATGA
- the rfbC gene encoding dTDP-4-dehydrorhamnose 3,5-epimerase codes for MHATPLAIPDVLLFAPKVFGDDRGFFYESFNANVFEEVTGLRPDFVQDNHSRSVKGVLRGLHYQLPPHAQGKLVRVVQGEVFDVAVDIRRSSPTFGKWVGAVLSAENKNQLWVPPGFAHGFVTLSETAEFLYKTTDFYSPASERCIAWDDPEIAIEWPIDFSPSLSGKDQLGVLLANAEVFE; via the coding sequence ATGCACGCAACCCCTCTGGCCATCCCTGATGTCCTTCTGTTCGCCCCCAAAGTCTTCGGCGATGACCGTGGCTTCTTTTACGAAAGCTTCAACGCCAATGTCTTTGAAGAAGTCACTGGCCTGCGACCCGATTTCGTTCAGGACAACCACTCTCGCTCAGTGAAAGGCGTGCTTCGGGGCTTGCACTACCAGCTGCCCCCTCATGCCCAGGGCAAATTGGTGCGCGTGGTGCAAGGTGAAGTGTTCGACGTGGCGGTTGATATCCGTCGCTCCTCCCCCACTTTCGGCAAATGGGTCGGTGCGGTGCTTTCTGCGGAAAACAAGAATCAGCTGTGGGTCCCGCCAGGGTTCGCACACGGGTTTGTCACTCTGAGTGAAACCGCTGAGTTCCTGTACAAGACCACCGATTTCTACTCGCCTGCCAGTGAGCGTTGCATCGCTTGGGATGACCCAGAAATCGCCATCGAGTGGCCGATTGATTTCAGCCCGAGCTTGTCTGGCAAGGATCAACTCGGCGTGCTGTTGGCTAACGCTGAAGTGTTCGAGTAA
- a CDS encoding metallophosphoesterase family protein gives MAQPMATFPRPEFSVTGVQVRLFGPAFAQSTRVFFLSDTHLWQSDERELPYRQYSERMAAAYNQTQHFQTGQPTNPMQAFEATLDLAAEQKVDLLVLGGDIVSYPSEAAIEWVQGKLKACGIPYTYIAGNHDWHYEGMTGSQDSLRREWSEKRLKPLYQGANPLMSTRDVNGIRFIVIDDSTNQIVPEQLEYFVRQAAFDGPVVLVAHVPLYVPGRPITFSCGNPYWGAASDTLYTMERREQWPAKHSDVTMEFHRRVFSTPNLVGILAGHIHSQSVDVFNGIAQFVAPPNLAGGYLDVRFEPA, from the coding sequence ATGGCGCAGCCCATGGCTACCTTCCCTCGCCCGGAGTTCTCGGTCACAGGTGTCCAGGTTAGGCTTTTCGGTCCCGCGTTTGCACAATCTACCCGTGTCTTTTTTTTGTCGGACACGCATCTCTGGCAAAGCGACGAGCGTGAATTGCCCTATCGGCAATACAGCGAACGCATGGCCGCCGCCTATAACCAAACGCAGCATTTCCAGACCGGTCAACCGACCAACCCCATGCAGGCGTTCGAAGCAACGCTTGATCTGGCTGCCGAGCAAAAGGTGGATTTGCTGGTTCTGGGTGGCGACATCGTTAGCTACCCGTCCGAAGCTGCTATTGAGTGGGTACAAGGCAAGCTCAAGGCGTGCGGTATTCCCTATACCTACATCGCGGGTAACCATGATTGGCACTACGAGGGTATGACGGGAAGCCAGGATAGCCTACGCCGGGAGTGGTCTGAAAAGCGGTTGAAGCCGTTGTACCAAGGGGCCAACCCCCTTATGTCTACACGCGACGTGAACGGTATCCGCTTTATCGTCATTGATGATTCAACCAACCAGATAGTGCCCGAGCAACTGGAGTACTTCGTCCGGCAGGCTGCGTTCGATGGGCCTGTGGTGTTGGTCGCGCATGTGCCTTTGTACGTACCGGGCAGGCCTATCACGTTCTCGTGTGGCAACCCGTATTGGGGGGCTGCCAGTGACACCCTGTACACCATGGAGCGACGGGAACAGTGGCCAGCCAAGCACAGCGACGTGACCATGGAGTTTCACCGACGTGTGTTTTCGACGCCAAACCTGGTCGGCATCCTGGCAGGCCATATTCACAGTCAGTCGGTGGATGTGTTCAACGGAATTGCGCAATTCGTGGCGCCGCCTAACCTTGCGGGCGGGTATCTGGACGTACGCTTCGAACCGGCCTAA
- a CDS encoding glycosyltransferase family 2 protein encodes MSTIRAPEYQVNEFLEHYVGLGADRVYVFFDDPELATYDVKRFAGKVIAFVCDDSYWETVYKAPPMSHRVGRPDAVEIRQGVNALFAREIMHSEWILHVDVDEFIYAKKNVREVLSVYPDAVFSVLLRTLEAVYEDVRSPGEETKTVYFKKSVKQKELLKELYSDELLKCATNGLWGTIIGKSFIRKHPEVKFMSVHWPMPVDSSLISNVPTYYIDLLHFEGQSYELFKEKFKLRVFKNVAKHMPNTYKVRLDIIKREYESKGEAGMLEVYKDFYVMAPDKLQKAMDLGVVVKLNWRLGAVTEEKLLLNNPIYDSGARISNWGGTIIGSAHRSYLVYDSSDNVIKAATAVNLLAKKNLLPVEIDQYESTARLFIKSEHQLMNVGVVGSKLKVLENMPHFYFNIEPKGEYSFLSSSGKYISITPSLDVSVEKDKASNWERMYIHEIYPQLS; translated from the coding sequence GTGTCGACTATACGTGCACCAGAATATCAGGTTAATGAATTTTTAGAGCATTACGTGGGGTTAGGTGCAGACAGGGTTTACGTGTTCTTCGATGATCCAGAACTTGCTACGTATGATGTCAAACGTTTCGCAGGTAAAGTTATAGCATTTGTTTGCGATGATTCTTATTGGGAGACTGTATATAAAGCCCCGCCAATGTCCCACAGAGTTGGACGTCCAGATGCCGTTGAGATTCGCCAGGGCGTGAATGCACTGTTCGCTAGAGAGATTATGCATTCAGAATGGATATTGCATGTTGACGTTGATGAATTTATTTACGCAAAAAAAAATGTAAGAGAAGTTTTGTCGGTCTATCCTGATGCTGTCTTCTCAGTGCTTTTGAGAACACTCGAAGCGGTATATGAAGATGTGCGATCGCCTGGGGAAGAAACAAAGACGGTTTATTTCAAGAAATCAGTAAAACAAAAAGAGCTTTTGAAGGAGCTTTACAGCGATGAGTTGTTGAAGTGTGCAACTAATGGTCTATGGGGAACTATAATTGGAAAGTCCTTCATCAGAAAACATCCTGAAGTAAAATTTATGTCAGTTCACTGGCCTATGCCTGTCGATTCGTCATTAATATCCAATGTTCCTACCTATTATATCGATTTGCTGCACTTTGAAGGGCAAAGTTATGAGTTGTTCAAGGAGAAGTTCAAGCTCAGGGTGTTCAAGAACGTAGCTAAGCACATGCCAAACACCTATAAAGTTAGGCTCGATATAATAAAGCGAGAGTATGAGTCTAAGGGTGAGGCAGGAATGCTCGAGGTTTATAAAGATTTCTATGTTATGGCGCCAGATAAGCTTCAAAAAGCAATGGATCTTGGTGTTGTAGTTAAGTTGAATTGGCGTTTGGGGGCAGTGACTGAAGAAAAACTGTTGCTGAATAATCCAATTTACGATTCAGGCGCAAGAATCAGTAATTGGGGCGGTACCATAATTGGATCAGCACATAGATCCTATTTAGTATATGACTCTTCAGACAACGTCATAAAGGCCGCGACAGCAGTGAATTTATTGGCCAAGAAAAATCTGCTTCCTGTAGAGATTGATCAATACGAATCAACTGCTAGGTTATTTATCAAAAGCGAACACCAATTGATGAATGTTGGAGTCGTAGGCTCTAAGCTGAAAGTTTTGGAAAATATGCCTCACTTCTACTTTAATATCGAGCCTAAAGGTGAATACTCATTCTTAAGCTCCAGTGGTAAATATATTTCCATTACCCCCAGCCTTGACGTATCTGTGGAAAAGGATAAAGCTTCCAATTGGGAGCGTATGTACATACATGAAATCTATCCCCAGCTAAGTTGA
- a CDS encoding CDP-glycerol glycerophosphotransferase family protein, with protein sequence MNDTNTEDQRILREIRIINASGLFDDDFYNESYPDVKASGMHPIQHYVLYGAQEGRLPRRDFDPVAYGQQYPEATEKNAFIHYINRGSQAEVLAKDLTQIIEPADGVKSSGALLEKISSSGLFDRKFYLKTYPDVAASKVDPALHFLQHGALELRNPSAKFDICWYWLIHQQNEHIETNPLIHYLEDGLAKSLSVKPSSKFELAQLDQACKTFLAQAPDLNKALKVAAYLEKIGRSVNAELIYGYICATSEDPKHFEALARIYINQKKWWQAADTLKAACELTPEKKHLIVQHGEVCEKLRRHEDAADSYKKALVIEPDNSIWLYRLGYLYELLGESTLAENHYKKAIKSSKDPAVTRFGIGVLHQGRGLWKEAVARYSLKIEEDPSDAELWYRLGMAYDRCFDWESASSCYRLAVGLDSTQAYWSYRLGFVLERAGSFSEAAEAYGTAANRSNKLEPYWFYRQGYTLRLSGKHREACLAFLKSTKESLDYVESGSTENSSIESDDSDSQLSVATRSTDRLNALITISEQAPFNLQLYVQLAQELHKNGLWKAAAEAFSQVVARSNSHNSRWYYLLGHSYMCAGLFDEASEAFEQTRIIKRAYGFDYSRYEKNQSLKNAIEYNELVETLKVEENVVFYESFHGASASCNPYAIYEALSSRKEYDHLIHVWALSDPSLASRELKKSKKVILVERNSYLYRRYIATAKYLINNNTFMPWFIRRNEQVYLNTWHGTPMKGLGKDNKNSFMAHKNVSRNFLHATHLVSPNPHTSEVMIRSHDIAGTFNGIIAETGYPRNDRVLMQEPAVQAALIEKLRIDTAKPTVLYAPTWRGTTSEATVDLDQLINDLQALKTLPYNVLFRGHHMSEALIADLGFSSVPPDVETSALLSVVDILITDYSSICFDFMPTGKPIIYYAYDYEDYCSSRGMYLNLDTIPGTMVTTRDALIEKIAELTSTPFSPVIVSEENLKYLDTSNGSATERTIKLIFENDRTHSIDLFNSTKKSILIYAGALPPNGITQSCLSLINAIDSERYSITLVIDPDTIEIDPYRLNKLSSIADKVQIISRVGVVNYSPEEKLVIDTFNAHDSLHSEEMWTIYRKLMRKEFNRVFGCAKFDLVIQFEGYGKFWTGLLGYGPTDSQRVVYLHNNMMEEYLTKYEFLEGIFKLYPTYDKLISVSESVNQQNLLNLAPKTHISQDKFVYCDNFINVEEIISKSAYPVDSDIFSWIGGSIAFGTVGRLSPEKGHHKLITAFAKVIEDTQADIKLVIIGDGSQWSILNQHIVDLNLEGRVLLAGIRQNPYPLIKSLDLFVFSSDHEGQGLAIIEALVLGKPVISTDIPGPHSILVPGYGLLVENSVLGLADAMKMHLKKPLKFKEFCGVEYNKNVAAMFKSSVGI encoded by the coding sequence ATGAATGACACTAACACTGAAGATCAGCGTATTTTGCGCGAGATAAGAATAATCAACGCCTCCGGCTTGTTCGATGATGATTTTTACAATGAATCATATCCGGATGTTAAAGCAAGCGGAATGCACCCCATCCAACATTACGTGCTGTATGGAGCACAAGAGGGCCGGCTTCCTAGAAGAGACTTCGATCCAGTCGCGTATGGTCAGCAATATCCTGAAGCGACGGAGAAGAACGCTTTCATCCATTACATTAATCGTGGCTCTCAAGCAGAAGTGCTGGCAAAAGATTTGACTCAGATTATTGAGCCTGCTGATGGAGTGAAAAGCTCGGGAGCACTACTTGAGAAGATATCATCTTCCGGCTTATTTGATCGAAAATTCTATCTAAAGACATATCCTGACGTTGCTGCAAGCAAGGTGGATCCAGCACTACATTTTCTACAACACGGTGCGCTAGAGCTCAGAAATCCATCTGCCAAGTTTGATATATGCTGGTACTGGTTAATTCATCAGCAAAACGAACACATTGAGACCAATCCACTCATCCATTATCTGGAAGACGGTCTTGCCAAATCCCTTTCTGTCAAACCAAGCAGTAAGTTTGAATTAGCCCAACTCGATCAAGCCTGCAAGACATTTTTAGCCCAGGCACCTGACTTAAACAAAGCGCTTAAGGTGGCAGCCTATTTAGAGAAGATTGGTCGCTCTGTAAATGCTGAGCTGATCTACGGCTACATATGTGCAACTTCAGAAGATCCTAAACATTTCGAAGCGCTCGCGAGGATCTATATCAACCAGAAAAAGTGGTGGCAAGCAGCCGACACGCTCAAGGCAGCGTGCGAGCTAACGCCAGAAAAAAAACATCTGATAGTACAGCATGGTGAAGTATGCGAGAAACTACGACGCCATGAAGACGCAGCTGATAGTTATAAAAAAGCCCTAGTTATTGAGCCAGATAATTCGATTTGGCTCTATAGGCTTGGCTATCTTTATGAGCTATTGGGTGAAAGTACACTCGCAGAGAACCATTACAAGAAAGCTATCAAATCAAGTAAGGATCCTGCGGTCACTCGCTTCGGCATTGGAGTACTGCACCAAGGAAGAGGATTGTGGAAGGAAGCTGTCGCACGTTATAGCCTAAAAATTGAAGAAGATCCCAGCGATGCTGAGCTTTGGTATAGGCTTGGCATGGCCTATGATCGATGCTTCGACTGGGAATCAGCCAGCTCGTGCTATAGGCTCGCGGTTGGGTTAGATTCAACTCAGGCATATTGGTCTTACCGTCTTGGTTTTGTATTGGAGCGAGCAGGCAGCTTCTCAGAGGCTGCAGAGGCTTATGGAACTGCTGCCAATAGGAGCAATAAGCTCGAACCCTACTGGTTCTATCGCCAAGGCTACACTCTTAGACTTTCTGGAAAACACAGAGAGGCATGCCTCGCCTTCCTCAAATCCACTAAAGAAAGCCTTGACTACGTTGAGTCCGGATCAACAGAAAATTCCTCAATTGAGTCGGATGATTCAGATTCTCAGCTAAGCGTAGCCACCCGATCGACGGATCGTCTGAATGCGCTAATTACCATCTCAGAACAGGCACCATTTAATCTCCAGCTCTATGTGCAGCTAGCACAAGAATTGCACAAAAATGGGCTTTGGAAAGCTGCAGCGGAAGCTTTCTCGCAAGTGGTCGCGCGTAGTAACTCCCACAATTCGAGATGGTATTACCTGCTTGGTCACTCCTATATGTGCGCAGGCCTTTTCGATGAAGCCAGCGAAGCTTTCGAGCAAACACGTATCATCAAGCGGGCTTACGGTTTCGACTATTCTAGATACGAAAAAAACCAAAGCCTAAAAAATGCGATTGAATACAATGAACTAGTTGAAACGCTCAAAGTTGAAGAGAACGTAGTATTCTACGAAAGCTTCCATGGCGCTTCTGCAAGTTGCAACCCATATGCAATATATGAGGCGCTTTCGTCGAGGAAAGAATACGATCATCTTATCCATGTATGGGCTCTATCAGATCCAAGCTTGGCATCCCGAGAGCTAAAAAAATCTAAAAAGGTTATATTGGTTGAGCGAAATAGCTATCTTTATCGCCGCTATATCGCGACTGCTAAGTACCTCATAAACAACAACACATTCATGCCTTGGTTCATACGCCGAAACGAGCAGGTTTACTTGAACACGTGGCATGGCACACCAATGAAAGGACTTGGCAAAGATAATAAAAACTCTTTCATGGCTCATAAGAACGTCTCCAGAAACTTCCTGCACGCAACACACCTCGTAAGCCCGAACCCCCATACTTCTGAGGTTATGATACGATCGCATGATATCGCGGGCACGTTCAATGGGATAATTGCAGAAACTGGGTATCCTAGGAATGACAGAGTCCTCATGCAGGAGCCTGCGGTTCAAGCTGCACTAATCGAAAAACTTAGAATCGATACAGCAAAACCAACCGTCCTTTATGCGCCAACTTGGAGGGGTACGACTTCGGAGGCAACTGTCGACTTAGATCAACTTATCAATGACCTTCAGGCACTCAAGACACTTCCGTATAATGTGTTGTTCCGAGGACATCATATGTCTGAGGCATTGATAGCTGACTTAGGGTTCAGCTCTGTCCCACCAGATGTTGAAACCTCAGCACTTTTGTCAGTAGTCGATATACTTATTACTGACTACTCAAGTATATGCTTCGACTTCATGCCTACGGGCAAACCGATAATCTACTACGCGTATGATTATGAAGATTACTGCTCTTCAAGAGGAATGTATCTAAATCTTGATACTATTCCTGGTACAATGGTCACTACTCGCGACGCTTTGATCGAGAAAATTGCGGAATTGACCAGTACTCCATTTTCTCCTGTAATCGTCAGCGAAGAAAATCTCAAATACCTCGATACCTCGAATGGGAGCGCCACTGAAAGAACGATCAAACTAATTTTCGAAAACGACCGCACTCATTCTATAGACCTATTCAATAGCACAAAAAAATCTATTTTAATTTACGCAGGCGCTTTGCCACCAAACGGTATAACCCAATCCTGCCTGAGCTTAATAAATGCTATTGATAGTGAGCGCTACAGCATTACACTCGTTATCGATCCTGATACAATTGAAATAGATCCGTATAGATTAAACAAACTCTCCTCAATAGCTGACAAGGTCCAAATAATCAGCAGAGTAGGCGTAGTCAATTACTCCCCTGAAGAAAAGCTTGTAATTGATACATTCAACGCGCACGACAGTTTACACTCGGAGGAGATGTGGACAATTTACCGTAAACTCATGCGGAAAGAATTTAACAGAGTCTTCGGCTGTGCTAAATTCGATTTAGTAATCCAATTTGAAGGGTACGGCAAGTTCTGGACGGGACTACTGGGCTACGGCCCAACTGATTCCCAGCGGGTAGTTTATCTCCATAACAACATGATGGAGGAGTACCTGACCAAGTATGAATTCCTAGAGGGAATTTTTAAACTATATCCTACTTACGATAAACTCATATCAGTATCGGAAAGTGTAAACCAGCAAAACTTACTTAACTTAGCACCTAAAACGCACATCAGCCAAGATAAGTTCGTCTATTGCGATAATTTCATCAACGTCGAGGAGATCATCTCAAAGTCAGCTTATCCTGTTGACTCTGATATTTTTAGCTGGATCGGGGGATCGATAGCGTTCGGGACAGTTGGCAGGCTATCGCCTGAGAAAGGGCATCATAAGTTGATAACTGCCTTTGCTAAAGTCATCGAAGACACCCAAGCAGATATTAAGTTAGTAATCATTGGAGATGGCTCGCAGTGGTCCATCCTAAACCAACACATCGTCGATTTGAATCTTGAGGGTCGAGTCCTTCTGGCTGGTATTCGACAAAATCCATACCCCCTCATAAAGTCACTCGATTTATTCGTTTTCTCTTCTGATCACGAGGGTCAGGGGCTGGCAATTATCGAGGCGCTGGTACTGGGCAAACCGGTCATTTCTACTGATATACCTGGACCTCATAGCATCCTCGTACCAGGCTACGGTCTATTGGTTGAGAATAGCGTTTTAGGTCTTGCTGATGCGATGAAAATGCACTTGAAGAAACCTTTGAAATTTAAAGAGTTTTGTGGCGTAGAGTACAATAAAAATGTAGCTGCCATGTTCAAATCATCGGTGGGAATTTGA
- the rfbD gene encoding dTDP-4-dehydrorhamnose reductase: MKILLLGKNGQVGWELQRSLSPLGEVVALDRQGDGALCGDLSQLDALANTVRLLAPDVIVNAAAYTAVDKAESDPQAAALINAQAPAVLAREAARLGAWLIHYSTDYVYDGSGDQPWQETAATGPLSVYGRTKLEGEQAIEASGAKAVILRTSWVYAARGNNFAKTMLRLAQERDGLSVVSDQFGAPTGADLIADVTAHVVRQVVNQPANDHLAGVYHLAASGETSWHAYAQLVLQDALCRGISLKVNADQVSAINTDAYPVPAPRPRNSRLALGKLESAFKLKMPPWQQGVKRMLDEIHK, translated from the coding sequence GTGAAAATCCTGCTGTTGGGGAAAAACGGGCAAGTCGGCTGGGAGCTGCAACGGTCCCTTTCGCCGCTCGGTGAAGTTGTAGCACTGGATCGTCAGGGTGACGGGGCGCTCTGCGGTGATTTGAGCCAGTTGGATGCATTGGCGAATACGGTTCGTTTGCTAGCGCCTGATGTAATCGTCAATGCGGCCGCTTATACAGCAGTGGACAAAGCAGAGAGCGATCCACAGGCTGCAGCGCTTATCAATGCTCAAGCCCCTGCTGTACTGGCACGCGAGGCCGCTCGCTTAGGTGCATGGCTGATCCATTATTCCACCGACTACGTGTATGACGGCAGCGGTGATCAGCCCTGGCAAGAAACCGCAGCCACAGGCCCGCTGTCGGTCTATGGCCGTACCAAGCTTGAGGGTGAGCAGGCCATTGAAGCCAGCGGTGCCAAGGCCGTGATCCTGCGCACCAGCTGGGTGTACGCGGCCCGCGGAAATAACTTTGCAAAGACCATGCTGCGCCTCGCCCAGGAGCGGGACGGCTTGAGTGTGGTATCTGACCAGTTCGGCGCCCCGACGGGTGCAGACCTGATCGCGGATGTTACCGCCCATGTCGTGCGGCAGGTGGTCAACCAACCCGCGAACGATCATCTCGCTGGGGTCTACCACTTGGCAGCCTCGGGTGAAACTTCCTGGCACGCCTATGCGCAATTAGTGCTGCAGGACGCGCTTTGCAGGGGCATATCGCTTAAAGTGAACGCTGATCAAGTATCAGCGATCAATACCGACGCTTACCCTGTACCCGCGCCGCGCCCGCGAAATTCGCGGCTGGCGCTGGGCAAGCTCGAAAGCGCGTTTAAGTTGAAAATGCCGCCCTGGCAGCAAGGCGTTAAACGTATGCTAGACGAAATCCATAAGTAA
- the rfbA gene encoding glucose-1-phosphate thymidylyltransferase RfbA, whose translation MARKGIILAGGSGTRLHPATLSVSKQLLPVYDKPMIYYPLSTLLLAGIRDILIISTPQDTPRFEQLLGDGSQWGLNLSYAVQPSPDGLAQAFTIGEAFIGNDTSALVLGDNIFYGHDFQSLLLNAGQRETGASVFAYHVNDPERYGVAEFNEAGRVLSLEEKPKQPKSNYAVTGLYFYDNQVVDLARSLKPSARGELEITDLNNLYLQQAQLHVEIMGRGYAWLDTGTHDSLLDASQYIATMERRQGLKVACPEEICFRAGWIDAEQLERLAQPLLKNGYGQYLRNLLSEKVF comes from the coding sequence ATGGCTCGTAAAGGAATTATTCTGGCCGGCGGCTCAGGCACACGCCTGCACCCCGCAACGCTCTCGGTATCGAAGCAGCTGCTGCCGGTGTATGACAAACCCATGATCTATTACCCGCTGAGCACCCTGCTGCTCGCCGGTATCCGCGACATCCTGATCATTTCAACGCCGCAGGACACGCCTCGCTTCGAGCAACTGCTTGGCGACGGCAGCCAATGGGGCCTGAACCTGTCCTACGCCGTGCAGCCAAGCCCCGATGGCCTGGCTCAGGCGTTCACCATCGGCGAAGCCTTCATTGGCAACGACACTTCTGCGCTGGTGCTGGGCGACAACATCTTCTATGGCCACGACTTCCAGTCGCTGCTGTTGAACGCGGGCCAACGCGAAACGGGCGCCTCTGTGTTCGCCTACCACGTCAACGACCCTGAACGTTACGGTGTAGCCGAATTCAATGAGGCCGGGCGCGTCCTGTCGCTGGAAGAGAAGCCAAAACAGCCGAAGTCCAATTATGCGGTGACTGGCCTTTACTTCTACGACAACCAAGTGGTCGACCTGGCGCGTAGCCTGAAGCCATCGGCCCGAGGCGAGCTGGAAATCACCGACCTCAACAACCTGTACCTGCAACAAGCGCAACTGCATGTGGAGATCATGGGACGTGGCTATGCATGGCTGGACACAGGCACCCACGACAGCCTGCTCGATGCAAGCCAGTACATTGCAACCATGGAGCGCCGCCAAGGGCTGAAGGTGGCGTGCCCGGAAGAGATCTGCTTCCGTGCAGGCTGGATTGATGCCGAACAACTCGAGCGCCTGGCCCAGCCATTGCTCAAGAATGGCTACGGCCAGTACCTGCGTAACCTGCTTAGCGAAAAGGTTTTCTGA